A window of the Streptomyces griseochromogenes genome harbors these coding sequences:
- a CDS encoding copper homeostasis protein CutC produces MSKRAVLEVIALDVEDAVAAQAGGADRLELVTDMAADGLTPSAATVAGIRAAVDIDLRVMLRPADGFAAGDPEGLDRLVRVAGELREAGADQFVLGFLDADGGLDLAAVERVVGALGGCRWTFHRAIDRATDRDALRKQLADLPGLDTYLTAGAAEGVDEGLATLLAEAGRRGEPGYGQTILVGGGLRLDHVPALRHAGIDAFHIGGAARPEGWEGPVSAEAVARWRAVLDDDVA; encoded by the coding sequence ATGAGCAAGCGTGCAGTCCTGGAGGTGATCGCCCTCGACGTCGAGGACGCGGTCGCCGCCCAGGCCGGAGGCGCGGATCGCCTGGAGCTGGTCACCGACATGGCGGCCGACGGGCTCACCCCGTCCGCCGCCACCGTCGCCGGGATCCGGGCCGCCGTCGACATCGACCTGCGCGTGATGCTGCGGCCGGCGGACGGGTTCGCGGCGGGAGACCCCGAGGGCCTGGACCGCCTGGTGCGGGTGGCGGGCGAGCTGCGGGAGGCCGGGGCCGATCAGTTCGTGCTCGGCTTTCTCGACGCGGACGGCGGGCTCGACCTGGCGGCCGTCGAGCGGGTCGTCGGTGCGCTCGGCGGCTGCCGCTGGACCTTCCACCGGGCCATCGACCGCGCCACCGACCGCGACGCCCTGCGCAAGCAGCTCGCCGATCTGCCCGGCCTGGACACCTACCTCACGGCGGGAGCGGCCGAAGGGGTGGACGAGGGGCTCGCCACCCTGCTCGCCGAGGCGGGCCGACGGGGCGAACCCGGCTACGGCCAGACGATCCTCGTCGGCGGCGGCCTGCGCCTGGATCACGTCCCCGCCCTCCGCCACGCCGGCATCGACGCCTTCCACATCGGGGGCGCGGCCCGGCCGGAGGGCTGGGAGGGGCCGGTCTCGGCGGAGGCGGTCGCGAGGTGGCGGGCGGTACTGGACGACGACGTCGCCTGA